One genomic region from Drosophila busckii strain San Diego stock center, stock number 13000-0081.31 chromosome 3R, ASM1175060v1, whole genome shotgun sequence encodes:
- the LOC108602591 gene encoding uncharacterized protein LOC108602591 has protein sequence MSFRKSIASIRSKRASIASRHSRAGSIVAMPMFEQSIRQQKYFTTVAYDLEDWVLIDRIYKDSADVSEQPSYSTKKFSYELECHWRYLQMKSLYDAQFMRQLKYFISTKPVSEQYFTKRLLSYTTLWPPLHTKRELEYFKRNFFKLTPAREKRLEYLLKTDLSMDC, from the exons ATGAGCTTCAGAAAGTCAATAGCTTCTATAAGAAGCAAGAGAGCATCTATAGCCAGTCGTCACTCCAGAGCGGGAAGTATCGTTGCAATGCCAATGTTTGAGCAAAGTATCCGACAACAAAAATACTTTACGACCGTTGCTTATGACTTGGAGGACTGGGTGCTTATAGATCGAATCTACAAAGACAGTGCAGATGTGAGCGAGCAGCCCAGTTATAGCACTAAAAAATTCTCTTA TGAGCTCGAGTGTCATTGGCGTTATCTGCAGATGAAATCGTTGTATGATGCGCAGTTCATGCGCCAATTGAAGTATTTCATATCCACAAAGCCAGTAAGCGAACAATACTTTACTAAGAG ACTCTTGTCATACACAACGCTCTGGCCTCCTCTGCACACCAAGCGTGAATTGGAGTATTTTAAGAGGAATTTCTTCAAACTGACACCGGCGCGGGAGAAACGCTTGGAATACTTATTAAAAACCGATTTAAGCATGGACTGCTAG